From the genome of Blautia hydrogenotrophica DSM 10507:
GACAGTACCAGCCGTTATAGACATTCAGATAAAAAGAATAACTGATTTCTTCTATATTGTCCAGTTCCTCACAGACTGGCTCCAAAACTTCTTTAAAACCGGTATAGGCGAGGTAGACCGGCTTTTTTTCCGCCAAAACCTCTCTCACATCTTCCACAAGCTTTACTTCCTCACAGCTTTCCAACGCCCTGTCGCTGTAATATTGAGTCTGGGCCTGAAGAACCTCGTCCTCATAATAGATCGAGATTCCGTTTTCCTCATAGGTGTAGACAAAGCAGCTCAGCCCATGCCTTCTGAACGCATCCACTGCTTCCAAAGCACTCTTTTGGCTGACCGCTTCAGCGGCAATGATTTTTTCCCTCTGAAAATCATAGAGAAAAACCCCGTTTGTGAGAATTCCCGGTGTGTCCATGTTTATCTCTTTCAGGCGATAGTCACAGCCATAGGGCATTCTGGCGGTCGCCACCGCGAATTTCATTCCTTTTGCAATACAGCGGTTCAAAATTTGAACGGTTCTCTCTGAAATTTTTTTGCTGCTGTTGAACAAAGTCCCATCCAAGTCGGATACATACAACGTATTTTTCATATCGTAAATCCCCCAGGTGAATAAATTTTTACTGTCCTGCTCAAAGCCGTTACGCATGGGGCGCGCAGCTCCACGTGATTACCGCCGTCTCTGTCCCTATGTTGGAAATCTGATGGGGTTCCCCTTCCTCGATCAGCAGAATATCCCCTTCTCTTAATTCATAATACTTCTCACTGTCTCTGTTAAAGACTGCCACATGTCCTCTGCTGCAATAAAAGATCTCATGTCCTTCACCGTGTCCCGGGTCGGTTCCTCCTGTCTGCCCAGGCAGCAAAGTAGACGTCCCAAAGGTAATTTTTTCTGTGGCAATATACTGACGACACACCTCCGGTCCGTCCATAAAAAACTGTGCATCCTGCGGATGAATTACTTTCATTGTCTTCTCCTCGTCATTTTCATATTTTTCTTCTCATCAATACTCTCAGTGGCAAAGCTCTCCCTCATCCGGCACATTTTCCTCTGACAGATATTCTCTCTGAGGCTGTATTGTGGTGGGATTCACACACCCCATCTTAAAGCGGATGATACAAAATGCCGCCAAAACCACAGCCACAAGGACATTCACCGCCAGGCTGGTCGGTGTGAGGCTGATGACCGCCGCTCCTAACAGTACGAGTCTTACAAGACTGGCCAGAATCATCAACCCGTGGAATTTCCACTTTTTCATATGGAAAGTGGATTTTTCCCACAGCTCCGGGAATTTCTCCGGCATCCTCCACATCGCAAAGTACTGTAAAATTCCCGCCAGGTTCGTAAACAGCATCACATTGGCAGTGATAAACGTGATGTCCCAGTTAAACACCACAGGCAGGACAATAATCAGACCCACGAGAGACGCCGATACATAGGGCATTCCTTTTCGGTTGGTCTTCGCAAATACAGAGGGCAGCCACCCTTCTTCCGCCGCCGGGGCAATCATCAGAGAGTAAGCCGACTGATTTCCATTCAGCGTAGTCGCCAGAGCCATCATCGGCGCACAGATAATGAACAGATAAAACATCCAGGTAGGGAAAATCACCTTAGCCACATCACCCAGCGTATTTCCTGCAAAGGTCTCCAGGTCCACACCGCCGACGCCCGCCAGGGTGACCAGACCATAGATCGCCATAATGATCGGAAAGGCAATCAGCATCGCTTTTGGCACCGTTTTCTTTGGATTCTTTGCGTATTTTGAAAAGGAAAGGCTCGCCCAGTAAGACTGGGTGGAAAAAGTCAGCATATTTACCGCCACGATAAAGCCCATCCATCCGTTGGTCATAAATTGAGGCCCGGTGAAATCCAGCGCTTCCGGGTTTAAATTCATCAGTCCAAAGATCGTAAAAATCCCCAGTCCCGCGAACAGAATATATACCATGTACTTTTGCACACCAGCGATGATGCTGACGCCTCGGATGTTGCAGATATAAAACAAAACAGCCACAAGAACCGCCACGATTCTGACATTCGTAGAGGGAATCATCGTCTGTATGTACATGCCAATTCCCAGAGCCACAGAGGCCTGTCCCATAATTTCCGGTATGGTTCCCATCAGATAAAGCCCGCCGAATACCGGATGACCGAAATACGAGTTCAAGGAAAACATTCCGCCGTCCAAGACGGAAGTGCCTGCAGCCAGAATCTGCGGCCAGCTCCCCACAAATCCCAGAATCGTCGCCACGACAAACGCCAGCCAGACCGCATAGCCGGTCTCCTCGGCGGCTGCTCCGGTCAACACCATGATACCGGATCCTACCATATTTCCAACTGTAATCCACACCAGAGACGATGTGGTAAGCAATCCTTTTTTCTTCACCCTGTTTACCTCCTCTTTTTGTCTGCGCACATCTTGACGCACTGTGTTGTAGAGAACCTTTTTTCAAAGATATCTCTAAATGGATTTTTCGAAACACCCGGACAGATCTTGAAAGAGCTCCTGATACCTTTCATAGCCTTCCTCATAGATCTTCTGATTATCCAGATTCGGCTCCGTACGTTCCTTCACCGCAACCATATTCTCCACTGCTTCTTTTAGATTTCCAAAAATCCCCACCGCCTTGCCCGCCAGAATCGCCGCTCCAAGGGAAGCTGCTTCCACGGAAGTCACGGTTTCCAGAGGTATCTGACAGATATCGGATTTTATCTGATTCCACACCGGACTCTTAGAACCGCCGCCAAGACTTCGGATTTCTTTTACCTGAATCCCCATATCCCCCAGGGAATCTATATTTCTTTTGACGATATACCCCAAAGACTCCATGACTGAACGCATAAAATGTGCTCTGGTATGTTGGAGTGTAAAACCGAACCAGACGCCTTTTGCCTTCGCGTTCACGTCCGGCGCATTAGAACCTGCCAGATGAGGAAGCATTACCAACCCCTCGCTCCCGGCCGGAACCTTGGCAGCTTCTTTGCTAATCATATTATAGGCATCGTCCACCCCGAGCTTCTGGGCTTCCATCTCAATGGGACAGAACCTATCCCGGAACCATCTCAAAGTCATCCCGCCGTTGGTGAACGTGTGAATCATATAGGTGTCAGGAACCGCAAAATAGTGAAGAGGCATTCTGCGGTTAGGGTCAAACACTGGACGGGATACCGGCGCACAGATGGCCAAAGCTGCTCCGATCGTCTCTGAAAACATACCTTCCT
Proteins encoded in this window:
- a CDS encoding APC family permease produces the protein MKKKGLLTTSSLVWITVGNMVGSGIMVLTGAAAEETGYAVWLAFVVATILGFVGSWPQILAAGTSVLDGGMFSLNSYFGHPVFGGLYLMGTIPEIMGQASVALGIGMYIQTMIPSTNVRIVAVLVAVLFYICNIRGVSIIAGVQKYMVYILFAGLGIFTIFGLMNLNPEALDFTGPQFMTNGWMGFIVAVNMLTFSTQSYWASLSFSKYAKNPKKTVPKAMLIAFPIIMAIYGLVTLAGVGGVDLETFAGNTLGDVAKVIFPTWMFYLFIICAPMMALATTLNGNQSAYSLMIAPAAEEGWLPSVFAKTNRKGMPYVSASLVGLIIVLPVVFNWDITFITANVMLFTNLAGILQYFAMWRMPEKFPELWEKSTFHMKKWKFHGLMILASLVRLVLLGAAVISLTPTSLAVNVLVAVVLAAFCIIRFKMGCVNPTTIQPQREYLSEENVPDEGELCH
- a CDS encoding cupin domain-containing protein, which codes for MKVIHPQDAQFFMDGPEVCRQYIATEKITFGTSTLLPGQTGGTDPGHGEGHEIFYCSRGHVAVFNRDSEKYYELREGDILLIEEGEPHQISNIGTETAVITWSCAPHA
- a CDS encoding HAD-IIB family hydrolase; this encodes MKNTLYVSDLDGTLFNSSKKISERTVQILNRCIAKGMKFAVATARMPYGCDYRLKEINMDTPGILTNGVFLYDFQREKIIAAEAVSQKSALEAVDAFRRHGLSCFVYTYEENGISIYYEDEVLQAQTQYYSDRALESCEEVKLVEDVREVLAEKKPVYLAYTGFKEVLEPVCEELDNIEEISYSFYLNVYNGWYCLEVFSEKASKKNALLKLQDLLKCQEIVVFGDNLNDISMMEIADRSYVPANALAEVKKLAARILADCDHDGVAEFLAEEWEV
- a CDS encoding xylulokinase, producing MKLLIGLDIGTTALKAALFDTAGKLLAVSTQEYSLITPQVNYVEEAGEVYWSAFQEAVKELKEIHPIHEDDEIALGISAQGETLFFMDKEGRLLRNAIVWMDNRAAEEAKMLKETFTDERCFQVTGQVSFEPCWPASKILWVKRHEPEIFEKTDKFLLIEDYFIYRMTGKFATEGSLVCSSTYWDIIQKCYWKEMLDYLGVRKEQFPPVYESGEAIGQITKEAAQELGLPGNLTVCTGALDQAAGAIGAGNCEEGMFSETIGAALAICAPVSRPVFDPNRRMPLHYFAVPDTYMIHTFTNGGMTLRWFRDRFCPIEMEAQKLGVDDAYNMISKEAAKVPAGSEGLVMLPHLAGSNAPDVNAKAKGVWFGFTLQHTRAHFMRSVMESLGYIVKRNIDSLGDMGIQVKEIRSLGGGSKSPVWNQIKSDICQIPLETVTSVEAASLGAAILAGKAVGIFGNLKEAVENMVAVKERTEPNLDNQKIYEEGYERYQELFQDLSGCFEKSI